The following proteins are encoded in a genomic region of Herminiimonas arsenicoxydans:
- a CDS encoding Putative Magnesium and cobalt transport protein CorA (Evidence 3 : Function proposed based on presence of conserved amino acid motif, structural feature or limited homology; Product type pt : putative transporter): protein MLINCVAYQDGNKLSDITIEEISDYLKRPNCFVWVALKDAEPAELEQMQEEFNLHDLAVEDAMKGHQRPKVEEYGDSLFVVVKTAEMVEGTVHIGELDIFVGPNYVLSVRNRSSQGFLGVRARCEQEPEQLRKGSAFVLYALMDAVVDRYFPVVEALESELEFIEGKIFHKGSQRANIERLYELKREVVMLKHVVAPLMESVGKLYGGRVPSLCESTREYFRDVGDHLYRINALADAFRETITTAIQVNLSMVTIEESEVNKRLAAWAAIFAVATAFFGLWGMNFKFMPELEWKYGYPVSVLMVAGVCGYLYYRFRKSGWL from the coding sequence ATGCTTATCAACTGCGTTGCCTATCAGGACGGCAATAAATTATCCGATATTACGATCGAGGAAATCAGCGACTACCTGAAGCGGCCCAACTGCTTTGTATGGGTAGCGCTGAAAGATGCCGAACCAGCCGAACTCGAACAGATGCAGGAAGAATTCAATCTGCATGATTTGGCCGTTGAAGATGCGATGAAGGGCCATCAACGTCCCAAGGTGGAAGAATATGGCGATTCGCTATTTGTCGTGGTGAAAACGGCTGAGATGGTCGAAGGCACCGTGCACATCGGCGAACTCGATATTTTTGTCGGCCCCAACTATGTTCTGTCGGTGCGCAACCGTAGCTCCCAGGGTTTTCTCGGTGTGCGCGCACGCTGCGAACAGGAGCCGGAACAATTGCGCAAAGGTTCGGCCTTCGTCCTGTACGCATTGATGGATGCGGTAGTGGATCGCTACTTCCCGGTGGTCGAGGCGCTGGAAAGTGAACTGGAATTCATTGAAGGAAAAATTTTCCACAAAGGTTCGCAGCGCGCCAACATCGAACGTCTGTACGAACTCAAGCGTGAAGTCGTCATGCTCAAGCATGTGGTCGCACCGCTGATGGAATCCGTCGGCAAACTCTATGGCGGCCGCGTTCCCAGTCTGTGTGAAAGCACGCGCGAATATTTCCGCGATGTCGGCGATCATCTATACCGCATCAATGCCTTGGCCGATGCCTTCCGCGAAACCATCACAACCGCAATTCAGGTCAACCTGTCGATGGTCACGATTGAAGAAAGTGAAGTAAACAAACGCCTCGCTGCATGGGCGGCAATTTTTGCGGTAGCCACCGCCTTCTTCGGTTTGTGGGGGATGAACTTCAAGTTCATGCCGGAACTGGAGTGGAAGTACGGCTACCCGGTTTCCGTCCTGATGGTCGCTGGCGTATGCGGCTATCTTTACTATCGCTTCCGGAAATCGGGCTGGCTGTAG
- the tar1 gene encoding Methyl-accepting chemotaxis protein II (Evidence 2a : Function of homologous gene experimentally demonstrated in an other organism; PubMedId : 15299315, 6305515, 9315712; Product type rc : receptor) has translation MLKNITIKSLLLFVMGILSLLLIATGILGLTSLDTTNKALRSVYEDRTVPIGQLNTVITLSTINQLDLAASIYGDPGLVIPKMDAIEKHSKEINQAFDAFMASTLTPEAKVLADKFAADRKIFLEKALQPAIAASRGGNVLRVTEIVNGPMEELITPVRAGVAALIDLELREAKKAFEESQTRFVMVRNISIGAIIFGVLLAGFMAFWLIRLIARPLHDAVQIARSVAAGDLTQQIHVNSTNETGQLLQALKDMNDSLSKTVSAVRRGTETITVASGEIASGNADLSSRTEAQAGSLEETASSMEELTSTVRQNADNARQANQLVVSATEVAVKGGSVVSEVVITMGSIKDSSRKIVDIIGVIDSIAFQTNILALNAAVEAARAGEQGRGFAVVASEVRNLAQRSAGAAKEIKALIDDSVHKVDAGSKLVDQAGSTMQEIVTSVKHVADIMSEITSASQEQSDGIEQVNQAISQMDEMTQQNAALVEQAAAAAQSMQDQAVELSGAVAIFKLDAGGSAMSTSASTRRAAPALQAANPATTSRALTAAPHKQLETKPQKPISADKSGDDWEEF, from the coding sequence ATGTTAAAAAATATAACTATAAAATCCCTGCTTTTATTCGTCATGGGCATACTCTCCCTCTTGCTGATAGCAACCGGCATTCTGGGATTGACCTCGCTCGACACAACCAACAAGGCATTGAGAAGCGTGTACGAAGATCGTACTGTGCCTATCGGGCAATTGAATACCGTCATCACGCTATCGACCATCAATCAACTCGATCTTGCTGCATCGATTTACGGCGACCCCGGTCTGGTGATCCCGAAGATGGATGCGATTGAAAAACACTCGAAGGAAATCAATCAGGCTTTCGATGCTTTCATGGCCAGCACTTTGACGCCGGAAGCGAAAGTGCTGGCAGATAAGTTTGCCGCCGACCGCAAGATTTTCCTCGAAAAAGCACTGCAGCCGGCTATCGCCGCTTCACGCGGCGGCAATGTATTGCGCGTGACCGAGATCGTCAACGGGCCGATGGAAGAATTGATTACGCCGGTGCGTGCCGGCGTCGCCGCATTGATCGATTTGGAACTGCGCGAAGCGAAAAAGGCATTCGAGGAATCGCAGACGCGCTTTGTCATGGTGCGCAATATTTCGATAGGCGCCATCATCTTCGGCGTACTGCTGGCGGGCTTCATGGCATTCTGGCTAATCCGCCTGATCGCGCGCCCGCTGCATGATGCAGTACAGATTGCGCGCAGCGTCGCAGCCGGTGATCTGACGCAGCAAATCCATGTGAACTCCACCAATGAAACCGGGCAATTGCTGCAGGCACTCAAGGACATGAACGACAGCTTGTCCAAAACCGTCAGCGCCGTGCGCCGCGGCACTGAAACCATTACCGTCGCTTCCGGTGAAATTGCCTCCGGCAATGCCGATCTCTCCAGCCGTACCGAAGCACAGGCCGGATCACTGGAAGAAACTGCCAGCTCGATGGAAGAGCTGACCTCCACCGTGCGCCAGAATGCCGACAATGCGCGGCAGGCCAATCAACTGGTCGTGTCCGCGACCGAAGTCGCCGTCAAGGGCGGCAGCGTGGTCAGCGAAGTGGTGATCACCATGGGCTCGATCAAGGACAGCTCGCGCAAGATCGTCGACATCATCGGCGTCATCGACAGCATTGCTTTCCAGACCAATATTCTGGCCTTGAATGCCGCAGTGGAAGCGGCGCGTGCCGGCGAGCAGGGTCGCGGTTTTGCGGTGGTCGCCAGCGAGGTGCGCAATCTGGCGCAACGCAGCGCCGGCGCCGCCAAGGAAATCAAGGCGCTGATCGACGACTCCGTGCATAAGGTCGATGCCGGCAGCAAGCTGGTCGACCAGGCCGGCAGCACGATGCAGGAGATCGTCACTTCAGTCAAGCACGTGGCCGATATCATGAGTGAAATCACTTCGGCCAGCCAGGAACAGAGCGATGGCATCGAACAGGTCAATCAGGCGATCAGCCAGATGGATGAAATGACGCAGCAAAACGCGGCACTGGTCGAACAGGCTGCTGCAGCGGCGCAAAGCATGCAGGATCAGGCTGTGGAACTGTCTGGTGCGGTTGCCATCTTCAAACTCGACGCTGGTGGCAGCGCCATGTCAACGTCAGCATCAACCAGGCGTGCTGCACCAGCCTTGCAAGCGGCTAACCCGGCTACCACATCGAGAGCACTGACTGCCGCGCCGCACAAGCAGCTGGAAACCAAACCGCAAAAACCGATCAGCGCCGACAAGAGCGGCGACGACTGGGAAGAATTTTAA
- a CDS encoding Conserved hypothetical protein (Evidence 4 : Homologs of previously reported genes of unknown function), protein MPSLSMSSLFRCAGSCLLMFAAMASHAENARPASIAIAEVDPGMCQAMRDAGVLHKNAPVSCAQLRVVHFSYLGLDGKVHDDGAVMVMAALAEHVQAIFATLQQRKFALAGAQLMQHYRGDDLAAMRANNTSAFNDRAVTNGDAPSLHAYGAAIDINPVQNPFVQFEDAGKASYLPAAGSTYANRLAVRPGKAARKGMAEEVVDVFAEHGFLIWGGDWDAPIDYQHFQISRALARRLAALPVAQAKIVFDEYVKNYRRCAGMKKTSAGPENGGLTKTNAIKAACISAADKP, encoded by the coding sequence ATGCCCTCTTTATCGATGTCTTCATTATTTCGATGCGCCGGATCCTGCCTGCTGATGTTTGCTGCCATGGCAAGTCATGCGGAAAATGCACGCCCCGCATCAATCGCCATCGCCGAAGTCGATCCGGGCATGTGCCAGGCCATGCGCGATGCCGGCGTGCTGCACAAAAATGCGCCCGTCAGCTGTGCGCAACTGCGCGTCGTGCACTTTTCCTATCTGGGATTGGACGGCAAGGTGCACGACGATGGTGCGGTGATGGTCATGGCGGCGCTGGCCGAGCATGTGCAGGCCATTTTCGCCACGCTGCAGCAAAGAAAATTCGCGCTCGCCGGGGCGCAGTTGATGCAGCATTATCGCGGCGACGATCTGGCCGCGATGCGCGCCAACAATACCTCCGCCTTCAATGATCGCGCTGTCACCAATGGCGATGCACCCTCGCTGCATGCTTACGGCGCCGCCATCGATATCAATCCGGTACAGAATCCGTTCGTACAATTTGAGGATGCCGGCAAGGCGAGCTATTTACCAGCAGCCGGCAGCACCTATGCCAATCGTCTCGCCGTGCGCCCGGGCAAAGCCGCACGCAAGGGAATGGCGGAAGAAGTGGTGGACGTCTTTGCCGAACACGGCTTCCTGATCTGGGGCGGCGACTGGGATGCACCTATCGATTACCAGCACTTTCAGATCAGTCGCGCTTTGGCCAGGCGCCTGGCTGCCTTGCCGGTGGCGCAGGCAAAGATCGTTTTCGATGAGTATGTGAAAAACTACCGCCGCTGTGCAGGAATGAAAAAAACGTCGGCAGGTCCGGAAAACGGCGGGCTTACAAAAACAAACGCGATCAAAGCAGCATGCATCAGCGCTGCCGACAAACCCTGA
- a CDS encoding Putative FAD-dependent pyridine nucleotide-disulphide oxidoreductase (Evidence 3 : Function proposed based on presence of conserved amino acid motif, structural feature or limited homology; Product type pe : putative enzyme) — protein sequence MLRLTDVQLPLDHTEEDLLAAIIARLGITADDLISHTVFRRGYDARKKNAIIMVYTLDVEVRNEEKTAKRLQGNRHVTIAPDTSYHFVAQAPADLSMRPVVIGFGPCGIFAALVLAQMGFRPIILERGKEVRERTKDTFGLWRKRELNPESNVQFGEGGAGTFSDGKLWSQVKDPKHYGRKVLMEFVKADAPEEIMYVSKPHIGTFRLVKMVELMRETIKQLGGEFRFESKVDDIEIADGKVCGLKLADGSHIDTNHVVLAIGHSARDTFQMLHARGIYLEPKPFSIGFRIEHPQSLIDACRLGPNAGHPVLGAADYKLVYHASNGRSVYSFCMCPGGTVVAAASEPGRLVTNGMSQYSRNERNANAGIVVGITPKDYPGDPLAGMEFQRQWEERAFELGGGNYDAPGQLVGDFIANRPSTAFGSVLPSYKPGVKLGDLNPSLPTYVIDAIREALPAFEKQIKGFSMNDAVLTGVETRTSSPVSIKRNDDDLQSINTRGLFPAGEGAGYAGGIMSAAIDGIRVAEALALSMLEGVKRGTTK from the coding sequence ATGCTGCGACTCACTGACGTTCAACTCCCCTTAGACCATACCGAAGAAGACTTGCTGGCGGCGATCATTGCGCGCCTCGGCATCACGGCCGACGACCTGATCAGCCATACGGTATTTCGTCGCGGTTACGATGCGCGCAAGAAAAACGCGATCATCATGGTCTACACGCTCGATGTAGAAGTGCGCAATGAAGAAAAAACGGCGAAGCGCCTGCAAGGCAATCGTCACGTCACGATTGCGCCCGACACCAGTTATCATTTTGTTGCGCAGGCGCCTGCCGACCTGAGCATGCGTCCGGTCGTGATCGGCTTCGGTCCCTGCGGCATTTTTGCTGCACTGGTTCTGGCGCAAATGGGTTTTCGTCCGATCATTCTGGAGCGTGGCAAGGAAGTGCGCGAGCGGACCAAGGATACCTTCGGCCTGTGGCGTAAACGCGAACTGAATCCGGAATCGAATGTGCAGTTCGGTGAAGGCGGCGCGGGTACTTTTTCCGATGGCAAGCTGTGGAGCCAGGTAAAGGATCCCAAGCATTACGGCCGCAAGGTGCTGATGGAATTCGTCAAGGCCGATGCACCGGAAGAAATCATGTACGTCAGCAAGCCGCACATCGGCACCTTCCGTCTGGTAAAGATGGTGGAGCTGATGCGCGAAACCATCAAGCAATTGGGGGGTGAATTCCGCTTCGAGAGCAAGGTCGACGATATCGAGATAGCAGACGGCAAGGTGTGCGGCCTCAAGCTGGCAGACGGTTCTCACATCGACACCAATCACGTCGTGCTCGCGATTGGTCACAGCGCACGCGATACTTTCCAGATGCTGCATGCACGCGGCATTTATCTCGAACCGAAACCGTTTTCGATCGGCTTTCGCATCGAGCATCCGCAATCGCTGATCGATGCCTGCCGTTTGGGCCCGAATGCAGGCCATCCGGTCTTGGGCGCAGCGGATTACAAACTGGTCTATCACGCCAGCAATGGCCGTTCGGTCTACAGCTTTTGCATGTGCCCGGGCGGGACAGTGGTGGCTGCCGCATCGGAACCGGGTCGCCTGGTGACTAACGGCATGAGCCAGTATTCGCGCAATGAACGCAATGCCAACGCCGGCATCGTGGTCGGTATTACGCCGAAAGATTATCCGGGCGATCCTTTGGCCGGCATGGAATTCCAGCGGCAATGGGAAGAGCGCGCGTTTGAACTGGGCGGCGGCAATTACGATGCGCCCGGCCAACTGGTCGGCGACTTCATTGCGAACCGGCCATCAACCGCATTCGGCTCCGTTCTGCCCTCCTACAAGCCGGGCGTCAAACTGGGTGACTTGAATCCGTCGCTGCCAACGTATGTGATTGATGCGATCCGCGAAGCATTGCCGGCGTTTGAAAAACAGATCAAGGGATTTTCGATGAACGATGCGGTGCTGACCGGCGTGGAAACACGCACGTCTTCGCCTGTCAGTATCAAGCGCAACGACGACGATTTGCAAAGCATCAATACGCGCGGCCTGTTCCCGGCCGGTGAAGGCGCCGGTTACGCAGGCGGCATCATGTCGGCGGCGATCGATGGCATACGCGTGGCGGAAGCATTGGCACTCAGCATGCTGGAAGGCGTGAAGCGCGGCACGACGAAGTAA
- a CDS encoding putative flavoprotein oxidoreductase (Evidence 3 : Function proposed based on presence of conserved amino acid motif, structural feature or limited homology; Product type pe : putative enzyme), translated as MSDHVLPSRKVAVIGGGPAGLMAAEVLISHGMAVDVYDAMPSVGRKFLLAGKGGMNLTHTEAGAAFLSRYGSRAPQIAPMLQAFDPDALRAWAHELGIETFVGSSGRVFPIDMKAAPLLRAWLKHLRDAGVKFHMRHRWLGWDETGHLRFATPEGECKVQADATILALGGGSWARLGSDGAWLPLLAQHGIAAAPLKPANCGFDIGWSTHFQERFAGQPVKAVIASCVAVDGSEYKRQGEFVVTATGIEGSLIYALSAHLREQIIRQGYATLTLDLAPGKTFERVLDEVSQPRGARSMASHLQSKVGIAGVKAGLLREVVAKEDYAHPHKLAQAIKGLPLRLIAARPLDEAISSAGGVLFEALDERLMAPAMPGVFCAGEMLDWEAPTGGYLLSACFASGRTAGLGAAAWLQSRDGQ; from the coding sequence ATGTCTGATCACGTATTACCCTCACGTAAAGTCGCCGTCATCGGCGGCGGCCCGGCCGGCCTGATGGCTGCAGAAGTGCTGATTTCGCACGGCATGGCGGTGGATGTATACGACGCCATGCCTTCGGTCGGCCGCAAATTCCTGCTGGCCGGCAAAGGCGGAATGAATCTGACACATACTGAAGCAGGTGCGGCTTTCCTGTCGCGCTACGGCAGCCGCGCGCCGCAAATCGCCCCCATGTTGCAAGCCTTCGATCCGGATGCGCTGCGTGCATGGGCGCATGAACTCGGCATAGAGACCTTTGTCGGCTCGTCGGGACGCGTCTTTCCAATCGATATGAAAGCCGCGCCGCTGTTACGCGCATGGCTGAAGCACCTGCGCGATGCCGGCGTCAAATTTCACATGCGTCACCGCTGGCTGGGATGGGACGAGACAGGCCATCTGCGCTTCGCCACGCCGGAAGGCGAGTGCAAGGTACAAGCCGATGCGACGATACTGGCGCTGGGCGGCGGCAGCTGGGCCCGACTGGGCTCCGATGGTGCATGGCTGCCATTGCTGGCGCAGCACGGGATCGCGGCGGCGCCGTTGAAACCGGCTAACTGCGGCTTCGATATCGGCTGGAGTACGCATTTTCAGGAGCGCTTCGCCGGCCAGCCCGTCAAGGCGGTCATTGCCAGTTGCGTTGCTGTCGATGGCAGCGAATACAAACGGCAGGGCGAATTTGTCGTCACCGCCACGGGCATTGAAGGCAGCCTGATCTATGCCTTGTCGGCGCACTTGCGCGAACAGATCATCCGGCAAGGCTATGCAACACTGACGCTGGATCTAGCGCCAGGCAAAACTTTCGAGCGCGTACTGGACGAAGTTTCCCAGCCGCGCGGCGCGCGTTCCATGGCCAGCCATTTGCAAAGCAAGGTCGGCATTGCCGGCGTGAAGGCGGGATTGTTGCGCGAAGTGGTGGCAAAAGAAGATTACGCACATCCGCACAAACTGGCGCAGGCCATCAAGGGCTTGCCGCTGCGGCTGATTGCAGCACGTCCATTGGACGAAGCCATCAGCAGTGCCGGCGGCGTGCTGTTTGAGGCGCTGGACGAACGCCTGATGGCGCCCGCCATGCCCGGCGTATTTTGCGCCGGCGAGATGCTGGATTGGGAAGCGCCAACCGGCGGCTATCTGCTCAGCGCCTGTTTTGCCAGCGGACGCACCGCCGGCCTGGGCGCGGCAGCATGGCTGCAATCAAGAGATGGGCAATGA
- the tag gene encoding DNA-3-methyladenine glycosylase I (3-methyladenine-DNA glycosylase I) (TAG I) (DNA-3-methyladenine glycosidase I) (Evidence 2a : Function of homologous gene experimentally demonstrated in an other organism; PubMedId : 3536912, 3520491; Product type e : enzyme) produces MTLARCSWANPANPLYLKYHDEEWGVPCHDETRLFEMLNLEGAQAGLSWSTILNKRENYRVAFDQWDARKIAAYDADKVAALLANPGIVRNRLKVAATINNARAYLRLCEDIGSLDAFLWAYVDGEPILNARASINETPATTPLSDQLSKDLARRGFKFVGSTIIYAYMQAIGMVNDHAQDCFCYQAPRI; encoded by the coding sequence ATGACGCTTGCTCGCTGCAGCTGGGCCAATCCAGCCAATCCGCTGTATCTCAAATATCACGATGAAGAATGGGGCGTACCCTGCCACGATGAAACGCGCCTGTTTGAGATGCTAAATCTGGAAGGCGCGCAGGCCGGTCTTAGCTGGTCGACCATACTCAACAAGCGTGAAAACTATCGCGTCGCCTTCGATCAGTGGGATGCCAGAAAGATCGCTGCTTATGACGCGGACAAAGTAGCCGCGTTGCTGGCCAACCCCGGCATCGTACGCAATCGCCTGAAAGTGGCGGCCACGATCAACAATGCCCGGGCTTATCTGCGCTTGTGCGAAGACATCGGCAGTCTGGATGCATTTTTATGGGCTTATGTGGATGGCGAGCCGATTTTGAATGCGCGTGCGAGTATCAATGAAACGCCGGCCACGACGCCTCTGTCGGATCAGCTGTCCAAGGATCTGGCCAGGCGCGGCTTCAAGTTTGTCGGCTCGACGATCATCTACGCTTATATGCAGGCGATAGGGATGGTGAATGATCATGCGCAGGACTGCTTCTGTTATCAGGCACCCAGAATATAG
- the cheW1 gene encoding Chemotaxis protein CheW (Evidence 2a : Function of homologous gene experimentally demonstrated in an other organism; PubMedId : 91126073, 91296802, 91317710, 2002011, 3510184; Product type r : regulator), whose product MNAVAHNAQSVINAAGSTLEFLSFTLGKEEYGISIQKVQELRGYDTVTRIANAPEFIKGVVNLRGIIVPIIDMRIKFKLGTPSYDQFTVVVILHLENHVVGMVVDSVSDVITLTPEQIKPPPEMNSALATDYLLGLGTVDERMLILIDIEKLMSGADMGLAERSPA is encoded by the coding sequence ATGAACGCAGTTGCGCACAACGCACAATCTGTCATCAATGCAGCAGGAAGCACGCTGGAATTCTTGTCCTTTACTCTGGGCAAGGAAGAATACGGTATCTCGATCCAAAAGGTACAGGAGTTGCGCGGTTACGATACCGTCACGCGCATCGCCAACGCACCCGAGTTCATCAAAGGCGTAGTCAATCTGCGCGGCATCATCGTCCCCATCATCGACATGCGCATCAAGTTCAAGCTCGGTACACCGAGCTATGACCAGTTCACCGTCGTCGTGATTCTCCATCTCGAAAACCATGTCGTCGGCATGGTGGTGGACAGCGTATCAGACGTCATCACATTGACGCCGGAACAAATCAAACCGCCGCCGGAAATGAATAGCGCCCTTGCCACCGATTATCTGCTCGGCCTGGGGACCGTCGATGAACGCATGCTGATACTCATCGATATCGAGAAATTGATGTCCGGCGCCGACATGGGTTTGGCGGAACGCAGCCCCGCCTGA
- a CDS encoding Hypothetical protein (Evidence 5 : No homology to any previously reported sequences) — translation MSRSMLVSSQSCKNHLPVSVGSALFYSTHFYSLESAGKMLAHDTAASIITDFYHRLQKKFGCLIDMELTVTSHQLSPVTTRLCPLRNAFVSKSPYKPLAH, via the coding sequence GTGAGTCGCAGCATGCTTGTTTCTAGCCAGTCGTGTAAAAATCATCTGCCTGTGTCGGTCGGCAGCGCGCTATTTTACTCTACGCATTTTTATTCACTGGAGAGCGCCGGAAAAATGCTCGCACATGACACGGCAGCGTCCATCATCACTGATTTTTACCATAGGCTACAAAAAAAATTTGGTTGTCTCATCGACATGGAATTAACAGTAACTTCACACCAACTTTCCCCTGTAACAACGAGGCTTTGTCCTCTACGCAACGCATTCGTTTCTAAATCCCCATATAAGCCCCTAGCGCATTGA
- a CDS encoding Hypothetical protein (Evidence 5 : No homology to any previously reported sequences): MQVGTPGLHAFLFPAGDFAANMLAAAGCVDKRRQAIVLAPVLIDNSAPAGGMLLVHGCRPQTS; encoded by the coding sequence ATGCAAGTCGGCACACCCGGCTTGCATGCATTTTTATTTCCCGCCGGTGATTTTGCCGCCAATATGCTCGCGGCTGCGGGCTGCGTCGATAAACGTCGTCAGGCAATTGTCCTTGCGCCGGTATTGATAGACAATAGCGCGCCGGCAGGTGGAATGCTTCTTGTGCATGGCTGTCGGCCCCAGACCTCCTGA
- the sugE gene encoding Quaternary ammonium compound-resistance protein SugE (Evidence 2a : Function of homologous gene experimentally demonstrated in an other organism; PubMedId : 11948170, 14728684; Product type t : transporter), giving the protein MPWLILVIAGLFEIGWAIGLKYTDGFTRLWPTVGTLGAMLISVVLLGLAMKSLPVGTAYAVWTGIGTVGTVILGMVLLGEAASAVRVVCIMLIVAGIIGLKVFSPT; this is encoded by the coding sequence ATGCCCTGGCTTATTCTTGTAATTGCCGGCCTGTTTGAAATAGGCTGGGCCATCGGACTCAAATACACGGACGGTTTTACGCGTTTGTGGCCGACGGTCGGTACGCTGGGCGCGATGCTGATCAGCGTCGTGTTGCTGGGTTTGGCAATGAAATCGCTGCCGGTGGGAACTGCCTATGCAGTCTGGACTGGTATAGGCACCGTTGGCACCGTCATCCTGGGGATGGTGTTGCTGGGTGAGGCGGCTTCCGCGGTGCGCGTGGTCTGCATAATGCTGATCGTGGCCGGGATAATCGGATTGAAGGTTTTCAGCCCGACTTGA
- a CDS encoding Conserved hypothetical protein, SET domain (Evidence 4 : Homologs of previously reported genes of unknown function), whose protein sequence is MTSSSKSKTVAASDKPAFIVRNSPIHGRGVFATRNIPADTLLIEYEGERISDKEAAKRHGSDPENPYHTFFFSLESGKMIDGGVDGSDARWINHACEPNCEAREEKKRVYIYTLRDIKRGEEFNYDYGLVVDERQTKALKKAYECRCGAASCRHTMLAPKVRKSAKKPGKKKDQKD, encoded by the coding sequence ATGACCTCATCGAGCAAGAGCAAAACCGTAGCCGCGTCAGACAAACCTGCATTCATCGTCAGAAATTCACCGATACACGGCCGCGGCGTTTTTGCCACGCGCAACATTCCGGCCGACACGCTGCTGATCGAATACGAAGGCGAACGCATCAGCGACAAAGAGGCAGCCAAGCGTCACGGCAGCGATCCGGAAAATCCGTATCACACCTTCTTTTTCAGCCTCGAAAGCGGCAAGATGATCGATGGCGGTGTCGATGGCAGCGATGCACGCTGGATCAATCACGCATGCGAACCGAACTGCGAAGCGCGCGAAGAAAAAAAACGCGTCTATATTTACACTCTGCGCGATATCAAACGCGGCGAGGAATTCAATTACGATTACGGCCTGGTGGTCGACGAGCGTCAGACCAAGGCCTTGAAAAAGGCCTACGAATGCCGTTGCGGCGCGGCAAGCTGCCGGCACACGATGCTGGCGCCAAAAGTTAGAAAGTCAGCAAAAAAGCCAGGCAAAAAGAAAGACCAGAAGGATTGA